The following are from one region of the Chromobacterium phragmitis genome:
- a CDS encoding thioredoxin family protein, with product MTHYLVDNPSPEEVAALPGLTLLEFGVDWCPHCQGAQPLLAQYLSAHPRLRHLAVEDGKGRRLGRVYGVKLWPSFILLRDGVEVGRAVRPQSLGDLEALPAGA from the coding sequence ATGACGCACTATCTGGTCGATAACCCTTCCCCGGAGGAGGTGGCGGCGCTGCCGGGGCTGACGCTGCTGGAGTTCGGCGTGGACTGGTGCCCGCATTGCCAGGGCGCGCAGCCGCTGCTGGCGCAATATCTGTCCGCGCATCCGCGGCTGCGCCATCTGGCGGTGGAGGACGGCAAGGGCAGGCGGCTGGGGCGCGTGTACGGCGTCAAGCTTTGGCCCAGCTTCATTCTGCTGCGCGACGGCGTCGAAGTGGGCCGCGCGGTTAGGCCGCAAAGCCTGGGCGATCTGGAGGCGCTACCGGCTGGCGCGTAA
- a CDS encoding aminotransferase-like domain-containing protein: protein MQNSAATLYQQLADDLSLAISRGTLPPGSRLPSVRRAAHSRQLSLNTVVSAYRVLEDRGLIEARPQSGYYVRARLPSPARQAGTESGPASPTKHAVLDLIGTVLQAQQSEGFIDLALACPRGGDFYPGNKLARLMGQILRRQPGMVSTYALPPGSERLRTQIARRGMDLGMTLEPDNIILTHGCMEALQLALRAVTRHGDAVGLESPTYFNLLPLLASLGLKAVEIPTDPQTGLSIDAVEVLLAEKRIQALVAMPNVHNPLGCCMPLENKKRLARLVNRHKVPLIEDALYAELQFADTLAPAVKAFDEDGWIIVCASYTKTLAPDFRIGWMEGGRFGATLRKLKFASSVAQPAVLAETLGAFLESGGYDHHLRSLKRRYAAHVEKVRGLIARRFPAGTRATQPQGGFLIWLELPEGCDSVALFHAAMAEKISLIPGPLSSPGGRYRNAMRLSCCYPLDERYLAALVRVGQLACEQAAPPHGPSEQNS, encoded by the coding sequence ATGCAGAACAGCGCCGCCACCCTGTACCAGCAATTGGCCGACGACCTGTCGCTGGCCATCAGCCGCGGCACGCTGCCGCCCGGCTCCCGGCTGCCTTCGGTGCGCCGCGCCGCGCACAGCCGCCAGCTCAGCCTGAACACCGTGGTCAGCGCCTACCGCGTGCTGGAAGACCGGGGGCTGATCGAGGCGCGGCCGCAGTCCGGCTACTACGTTCGCGCCAGGTTGCCGTCGCCTGCGCGCCAGGCAGGCACCGAAAGCGGCCCCGCCTCCCCCACCAAGCACGCGGTGCTGGACCTGATCGGCACCGTGCTGCAGGCGCAACAGAGCGAGGGCTTCATCGACCTGGCGCTGGCCTGCCCGCGCGGCGGCGACTTCTACCCCGGCAACAAGCTGGCGCGGCTGATGGGGCAGATCCTGCGGCGCCAGCCCGGCATGGTCAGCACTTACGCGCTGCCGCCCGGGTCGGAGCGGCTGCGCACCCAGATCGCCCGCCGCGGCATGGACCTGGGCATGACGCTGGAGCCGGACAACATCATCCTCACCCACGGCTGCATGGAAGCGCTGCAGCTGGCGCTGCGCGCCGTCACCCGCCACGGCGACGCGGTGGGGCTGGAATCCCCCACTTACTTCAACCTCCTGCCCCTGCTTGCCAGCCTGGGGCTGAAGGCGGTGGAAATCCCCACTGATCCGCAAACCGGACTGTCGATAGACGCGGTGGAGGTGCTGCTGGCGGAGAAGCGCATCCAGGCGCTGGTGGCCATGCCCAACGTCCACAATCCGCTGGGTTGCTGCATGCCGTTGGAGAACAAAAAGCGGCTGGCCCGTCTGGTGAACCGGCACAAGGTGCCGCTGATCGAGGACGCGTTGTACGCCGAACTGCAATTCGCCGATACGCTGGCGCCGGCGGTCAAGGCTTTCGACGAGGACGGCTGGATCATCGTCTGCGCCAGCTACACCAAGACGCTGGCGCCGGATTTCCGCATCGGCTGGATGGAGGGCGGCCGCTTCGGCGCGACGCTGCGCAAGCTGAAGTTCGCATCGTCCGTGGCGCAGCCGGCGGTGCTGGCCGAAACGCTGGGCGCCTTCCTGGAGTCAGGCGGCTACGACCACCACCTGCGCTCGCTGAAGCGCCGCTACGCCGCCCACGTGGAAAAAGTCCGCGGCCTGATCGCCCGCCGCTTCCCGGCCGGCACCCGCGCCACCCAGCCCCAGGGCGGCTTCCTGATCTGGCTGGAGTTGCCGGAAGGCTGCGACAGCGTGGCGCTGTTCCATGCCGCGATGGCGGAGAAAATCAGCCTGATCCCCGGCCCGCTCAGTTCGCCTGGCGGGCGCTACCGCAACGCGATGCGGCTGTCCTGCTGCTATCCGCTGGACGAACGCTATCTGGCCGCGCTGGTGCGCGTCGGACAGCTGGCTTGCGAGCAAGCCGCCCCGCCGCATGGGCCTAGCGAACAAAACAGCTGA
- a CDS encoding LysE family translocator: protein MPEFALLSYIALMSITPGPNNLMLASSGVNFGFRRTVPHMLGISLGCALQSFIVAMLLAQALGWLASWRLPLAVAGCVYLLWLSWKIARAGQPEAREQARPLGFVGAALFQWLNPKAWVMVLNASILFMPTGEAGRWLAASLLALAFAVVNLPCISVWAWGGDKLRRWLAAPSALLAYNLAMGGLMAVTALWLLYDELAPALALSA, encoded by the coding sequence ATGCCTGAATTCGCTTTGCTGTCCTATATCGCCCTGATGTCGATCACGCCGGGGCCCAATAACCTGATGCTGGCTTCGTCCGGCGTCAATTTCGGTTTCCGCCGCACGGTGCCGCACATGCTGGGCATCAGCCTGGGCTGCGCGCTGCAGTCGTTCATCGTCGCCATGCTGCTGGCCCAGGCGCTGGGGTGGCTCGCGTCATGGCGCTTGCCGCTGGCGGTAGCCGGCTGCGTGTATCTGTTGTGGCTGTCGTGGAAGATCGCCCGCGCCGGCCAGCCGGAGGCGCGCGAACAGGCGCGTCCGCTGGGCTTTGTCGGCGCGGCGCTGTTTCAATGGCTGAATCCCAAGGCCTGGGTGATGGTGTTGAACGCTTCCATTCTGTTCATGCCGACGGGGGAGGCCGGCCGCTGGCTGGCGGCGTCGCTGCTGGCTCTGGCTTTCGCCGTGGTCAACCTGCCTTGCATCAGCGTGTGGGCCTGGGGCGGCGATAAGCTGCGCCGCTGGCTGGCCGCGCCTTCGGCCTTGCTGGCCTACAACCTGGCCATGGGAGGCTTGATGGCCGTCACCGCCTTGTGGCTGTTGTACGACGAGCTGGCGCCGGCGCTTGCCCTGTCGGCATGA
- a CDS encoding DUF1737 domain-containing protein: protein MSADTSNTPPNGLPAYRLLTGPDDSAFCKRVSEALELGYRLYGSPAATFNGERVIVAQAVVWPGASDAAG from the coding sequence ATGTCCGCAGATACGAGCAATACTCCTCCGAACGGCTTGCCTGCCTATCGGCTGCTGACCGGGCCTGACGATTCGGCCTTCTGCAAACGGGTCAGCGAGGCGCTGGAACTGGGCTATCGGCTGTACGGCTCGCCAGCGGCTACTTTCAACGGCGAGCGCGTGATCGTCGCGCAGGCGGTGGTGTGGCCGGGAGCGAGCGATGCCGC
- a CDS encoding isochorismatase family protein — protein MKKTALLVIDVQESFRHRPFWTEEELPAYREAQQRLIAGAQARGVPVVNILHEAGAEGPFSAGSGLVKPLAWLDHQPAATFVKHVHNALTDSGLQSWLIKQGIQKLAISGIRTEQCCETTTRVASDLGYEVDFVTEATLTFPMTHAGSDVTYSAADIRARTELVLAGRFAAIVTVDEALARMEG, from the coding sequence ATGAAAAAGACCGCATTGCTGGTGATCGACGTTCAGGAGTCCTTCCGCCATCGTCCGTTCTGGACGGAAGAAGAGCTGCCGGCCTACCGCGAGGCGCAGCAAAGGCTGATCGCCGGCGCCCAGGCGCGCGGCGTGCCAGTGGTCAACATCCTGCATGAGGCTGGCGCGGAGGGGCCCTTCTCCGCCGGCTCCGGGCTGGTCAAGCCGCTGGCATGGCTGGACCACCAGCCGGCGGCCACCTTCGTCAAGCATGTGCACAACGCGCTGACCGATTCCGGCCTGCAAAGCTGGCTGATCAAGCAGGGGATTCAGAAGCTGGCGATTTCCGGCATCCGCACCGAGCAGTGCTGCGAAACCACCACCCGGGTGGCGTCGGACCTGGGTTATGAGGTGGATTTCGTCACCGAGGCGACGCTGACTTTTCCGATGACCCATGCCGGCAGCGACGTCACCTACAGCGCCGCCGATATCCGGGCCCGCACCGAGCTGGTGCTGGCCGGGCGCTTCGCCGCCATCGTCACGGTGGACGAGGCGCTGGCCCGGATGGAAGGCTGA
- the infA gene encoding translation initiation factor IF-1 codes for MSKEDMIELEGVVIEMLPESRFRVRLDNNMEILAYGSGKMKMHRIRVLLGDRVTVEMSPYDLTKGRINFRHPTANPGAAPRPRPSNNRR; via the coding sequence ATGTCCAAGGAAGACATGATTGAACTGGAAGGCGTCGTCATCGAAATGCTGCCCGAGTCCCGCTTTCGCGTGCGACTGGACAACAATATGGAAATCCTGGCCTACGGCTCCGGCAAGATGAAGATGCACCGCATCCGCGTGCTGCTGGGCGACCGCGTGACCGTGGAAATGTCCCCGTACGACCTGACCAAGGGCCGCATCAATTTCCGCCACCCGACCGCCAACCCCGGCGCCGCTCCGCGCCCGCGCCCGTCCAACAACCGCCGCTAA
- a CDS encoding glycoside hydrolase family 19 protein, which yields MKLSAFIVLLLSSLPALAAPWQAGIAYQKGQVAQWQGRDWQAKWPSRGETPGANPKGSWTAHVDGALRALDDAAPPIPTLQQALQHEAELTNNDFFRKVKASIRTLPNDQVEQVAPGRAANPLNVRRVERLLPAAKWDYYFARRDASYTYARFLQAVAKFPAVCDDYNDGRDADAICRHSLATMFAHFGQETGNHDASDTIPQWRQGLAYLREMGCAETGPGCGYNTECDDPVFNKVWTCGKNADGSWKKYFGRGAKQLSYNYNYGPFSQAMNNGDQSVLLKNPDLVASTWLNLASATFFFVYPQPPKPSMLHVLDGTWIPNAADKAAGAGNNFATTIMIINAECGGGTERQAAQNRIDYYKQFAHDLGWDYGNEQLSCANMQRFTSASSASYNIYWEKDWQWQHDYQCQLVSYQTPYSALQAGNYQRCVEDNWGVKLK from the coding sequence ATGAAACTGTCAGCCTTCATCGTCCTGCTCTTGTCATCCCTACCCGCCCTGGCCGCGCCATGGCAGGCAGGCATCGCCTACCAGAAGGGCCAGGTCGCGCAGTGGCAAGGCCGGGACTGGCAAGCCAAGTGGCCCAGCCGCGGCGAGACGCCCGGTGCCAATCCCAAAGGCTCCTGGACCGCTCATGTCGACGGCGCCCTGCGCGCGCTTGACGATGCCGCGCCCCCCATTCCCACGCTTCAGCAAGCCTTGCAGCATGAGGCGGAGCTGACCAACAACGACTTCTTCCGCAAAGTGAAGGCGTCGATACGCACGCTCCCCAACGACCAAGTGGAACAAGTCGCGCCTGGACGCGCCGCCAATCCGCTCAACGTGCGCCGCGTGGAACGGCTGTTGCCTGCGGCAAAATGGGACTATTACTTCGCCCGCCGCGACGCCAGCTACACCTATGCCCGCTTCCTGCAGGCGGTGGCCAAATTCCCCGCCGTCTGCGACGACTATAACGATGGCCGCGACGCCGACGCCATCTGCCGCCACAGCCTGGCCACCATGTTCGCCCACTTCGGCCAAGAAACCGGCAACCACGACGCCAGCGACACCATCCCGCAGTGGCGGCAAGGCCTGGCCTACCTGCGCGAGATGGGCTGCGCGGAAACCGGCCCCGGCTGCGGCTACAACACCGAATGCGACGACCCGGTGTTCAACAAGGTATGGACCTGCGGCAAAAACGCCGACGGCAGCTGGAAGAAGTACTTCGGCCGCGGCGCCAAGCAGCTGTCGTACAACTACAACTACGGCCCGTTCTCCCAAGCGATGAACAACGGCGACCAGTCCGTGCTGTTGAAAAACCCGGACCTGGTGGCCAGCACCTGGCTCAACCTGGCCTCCGCCACCTTCTTCTTCGTCTATCCGCAGCCGCCCAAGCCCTCGATGCTGCACGTGCTGGACGGCACCTGGATACCCAACGCCGCCGACAAGGCCGCCGGCGCGGGCAACAACTTCGCCACCACCATCATGATCATCAACGCGGAGTGCGGCGGCGGCACCGAGCGCCAGGCGGCGCAAAACCGCATCGACTACTACAAACAGTTCGCCCACGACCTGGGCTGGGACTACGGCAACGAGCAGTTGTCCTGCGCCAATATGCAGCGCTTCACCTCGGCCAGCTCCGCCTCTTACAACATCTACTGGGAAAAAGATTGGCAATGGCAGCACGACTACCAATGCCAGCTGGTCAGCTACCAGACGCCCTACAGCGCGCTGCAGGCCGGCAACTACCAGCGCTGCGTGGAAGACAACTGGGGCGTCAAGCTGAAGTAG